The genomic stretch ttttctgtttacatttttcTGTATGCCGTTTCTTACCTCTCACACTTATTTTACACAATAGATTGTTTGCTTTTTGTGTCATGAATAACATTTTCtaaaatcaatcaaccaatcaatcaatcaaagcggaAAGTGTGAGTTTTGAGAAAAGTCGAGGCTGTAAAATAAGgaaagcctctcaagttgcgactgccttcctgtttgtacattgatcttacatcgtgatgccgttcacaacaacacaagaagtGTTTGGTGGTgtgtggattgttcttgctagctttagcttcatagtttagtcgctgttgcaagtggccgtctccacattgtttagttcaggacagGGTGGTTGAGTGTTTCGGGGATGAACGAGGGGTACCGGACACATTAttgtcccaaacaaatgttccttctcctcacagtgacaacatttcactcacatttatgtccaTTTCCGTGAAATTCTGCGTTTACTAGCAGATTCTGTTTTAGTGGCCAATTCTGGGGGTTACATTAAAGCAAAAATCATGTggtcttacttttttgttgagttcagtgattacagattagacatactagcactgtgtcaaataaaaagtagcacattCTAGTAGACATGGTCTTTTTTTCAATCATACACTCACTCATCCCTTTAACCGTTACAGGCTCAAGAATTTACATCCACGTTCCGCGGGCTGTTCATCtttttttacaataacatgtTTATGATCGTGTCATGTCTTAAATGAAGTTGAGATTAAAAtgggattaattgtccagccctactaaGAACtaggaaatacaattaaaaaatgctcAAAATCAAATCCTGGCGCAACAacatcattttaaaggcctactgaaagccactactagcgaccacgcagtctgatagtttatatatcaatgatgaaatcttaaattgcaacacatgcgaatacggccgggttaacttatgaagtgcaattttaaatttcccgccacacttccggttcaaaacgcctttggaggatgacgtatgcgcgtgacgtagccagtttaacagaggtatggcttccccattgaagccaatacgaaatagctctgttttcatctcattattccacagtattctggacatctgtgttggtgaatctgttgcaatttgttcattgcattatggagaaagaagctgagcaagcaaagaagaaagtcggtgcgaagcggagtattttgcgagggaagtcagcaacacaacacagtcggtgtttcattgtttacattcccgaaagatgcagtcaagatcgaagaactcggacagcagagactcttaccaggaggactttgacttcgttaacagacgcagacgcgataccgtgagtacgctaccaaacatttgatcgcttgcccgtacgtgcgtttcacgtacgtaactttggttaaatatataagctttatgaaccttgggttaggtgaacggtcctttgggctgagtgagtgtgtgtgttgtgcaggtgcttGAATTGTATTcgcgggttttatggacgggatcccatCCATataccgctcgagctataactagctcgagctagtagctagtagctagcataacaaacacctaggtgtttttatgcgggattaatttgtggcatattaaatataagcctggttgtgttgtggctaatagagtatatatatgtcttgtgtttatttactgttgtagtcattcccagctgaatatcaggtcacccccggctctcacagcatcttccctatctgaatagcttcaactccccactagtccttcacttgcactttactcatccacaaatctttcatcctcgctcaaattaatggggaaattgtcgctttgtcggtccgaatctctctcacttcatgcggccatcattgtaaacaatagggaactttgcgtatatgttcaactgactacgtcacgctacttccggtaggggcaagccttttttttatcagataccaaaagttgcaatctttatcgtcgttgttgtatactaaatcctttcagcaaaaatacggcaatatcgcgaaatgatcaagtatgacacatagaatagatctgctatccccgtttaaataaaattcatttcagtaggcctttaaactttcacTAGCTGCTACAGTGTTTACAAGATGGAGGATGACTTCGAGATAGTGGCTGTTATGTCCACTCTAACATCCATCCAATAACTTGATGGACTCCATCAATAACTTAGCTTAGTAATGCGAGCTAAATATTTGAAATGTGGTGTTTTCCAAACATGggaagcgcttgttttgctcttccactttcttcatttgacttttgcattctttcatctcctctgatgtgaactccactgccttcttcaagctaacaatcatggcggctctttctttacattcttcaacaaagcCGGCTAATTTCGATTTTAAGGGCTTGAAatagttttcaaatgacaaaacttcaagtcactcaccttcatctttcgtctttatctccgttggtgatttgctggaagttggtggcgctgattctctttcatgttctcttttagcggacgtcgccatcttagcatagcagtagtcgtccatcttctatcacgtcttcaatcttcacttcagatatcgctccaaactcaatgcacgtttcgtggctttggaaaatgCGAATTGAGATattttgttgctatatttgctgtgaatcatatgactttaagatcgtgaattcgaagaatctccgaacaaccatagcatgcggtcttctctttttgcttggcttcaagtacatttgcgcatgcgctagaagtccgcaacttccgtttcctaccccacatcatttttttttttcaaaataaaggcaatttAATCTTATTTAAAACAATGGTTAGCAAAAgtatctaacatcaaataatggacaactactgtttgaaaataaaaaatatatatatatacaagcacgtgcacagactttttccatggctgttattcaaaccagaaaaagggcaaacatcgaggaaaaaaaatctacattttaaatactacaagaaacacagaaatatttttcaagctacttagttgttttagtaaaaacctttagaaagtcaaataattactctgaataaagaagaaaagcactaagagtgtagatctccaccaggaccaatcctattgttcacgtgctactaaattgtgtgccatctcatgtgtatcgtgtgctgctatgacaggggtcggcaacccgcggctctagagccgcatgcggctctttagcgccgccctagtggctctctggagctttttcaaaaatgtatgaaaaatggaaaaagatgaggggaaaaaatatattttttgttttaatatggtttctgtaggaggacaaacatgacactaattgttataacacactgtttatattaaacatgcttcactgatacgagtatttggcgagggccgttttgtcctactaattttggcggtccttgaactcaccttagtttgtttccatgtataactttctccggctttctaggacgtgttttatgccacttctttttctgtctcattttgtccacccaactgttaacgttgtgcgtgaaggcacaaaggtgagttttgatgatgttattgacttgtgtggagtgctaatccgacatatttggttactgcattaatgctagctaatcgatgctaacatgctatttaggctagctatatgtacatattgcatcattatgcctcatttgtagctatatttgaggtcatttagtttcctttaagtcctttaaatgtatatctcttgacacactatctgtatgtaatatggcttttaattttttgcggctccagacagatttgtttttgtatttttgtccaatatggctctttcaacattttgggttgccgacccatgtgctatgacaataaacttccatgaatcctgtaaaacaccagacagtcagtaatatggtttcacataaaaatgttggtgaaactgctcatttctacctagcgataggtggctctaactgtagtgctaatcactcaccagcagaaagccctcatcacactgctaatcaataactaccatcttaggcacttaacatcactaatcgccagttaacagctatcatgctaaatgtcaactatcttaaatgcaaacatgaaaacaagacacattaacatctttccccattacaaacaacataacacaatataaacttatatgaacacattactgtctgagcatataagatattcaattgtgttacatcgcaatttattatattgaaatgagccatgtgattaagatgggcacggtctgaccaatcacaagtcagtaggagctgctttgttctcgtgtttggagaaagcggaagagcgattgtcagcctgacattgatgtgtctctgagaactgaacacatttttataacttataacaaaatgtgtttatacagtaacctgctcacatgagtcacattacagcaggggtgtcaaactcattttagctcaggggccacatggaggaaaatctatttccacgtgggcgggacgggtaaagtcatggcatgataacttcaaaatacgacagatggttttctttattttacttcaaCCCAAAATAGAACGATCACATTCggaaaatgtacacatcacaaataatcctcttgacaaaacacttcaagttagttaaaaagtctgaaggaaaaaaatggtgcattttcaaaaacaccttaAAGAACGCAATGAACTTaaacttaatctcagtgtttctattaaactttaagtcacaacccatctagaattgaacaaaaaacaaaataaagcatgaataaaaactattctttctatcaactacctcatttgtcatttccacatattaatcgtgtgctaactcaacaaaccatacaaactgaggtagaaactattcaagagtgttgagttacttcctgtctgacagacataatgtgtattgatagaaaaataaaagctgtgcaatgtgtgaacaatttcaacaaagcacaaataaaaagtgaaaagactgacagtattgcagtaaatcacacactgttcactttctttacatttgcacagaagacaatcattttcacagaactatatcagtgtgcagtgtctcatgctgcattttaagtggggttactgattgcttattttactcctgttttacgttgggtggagggggaggagtcacagccccgctttaccgtctacctcttgcttggtatacttgctatgctatttgcttgcctaacagaattgctaatgtgacatccagtggacacatttagaacagcagtttctttcattaaaaatacagctgaattttacactttgcaaactcatctcgcgggccagattgaacctgttatgcccgaatgtcgagggaggtgggggttgggttgtgggtgttgggggttaattgttcataaCTCTCGGATTTGCACATCAaccagtctgaggagtaaaagttggcagtttgttatgcaaacagttacccggcatcacttatgcgtcaacgtcagttttgatacatctcaactttgcagtgaaaaagggtgtagtgcaggtttttgagcgtgcacaaacttgacacatgaggccccaggactgaagaaggagtaaccaagcacttgaagcatcatctatcttactgttcagcaaggtttcagatacagagaagacatggggtcatgagtggataagactatgctccaaataatccaagtttgtatgaatacctcagatatttgtgaaagaagcagtgaggaggtcctgggtagggtggatgtcaccacatatgagcaacataccacaaactaaacagctaataggttattttcccttgtgtgttcttatgtgttttactgcgtcagcattatgtgtgaaccttttacagcacactgaacaactaaatggtttttctccagcgtgtgttctcatgtgtcgacacaAAGAGCTATTATGAGAAAAGTttctgccacaaactgaacaattaaagggtttttcaccagtgtgtgttctcatgtgtttagtcaaactgCTCTTAAAAGAaatgcttttgccacaaactgaacacttaaagggtttttcacctgtgtgtgttctcaggtgttgagtcaaaatgctcctaatagaaaagcttttgccacaaactgaacacttaaagggtttttcaccagtgtgtgttgtcatgtgtttagtcaacCTGCTCTTAAAAGAAAAgcatttgccacaaactgaacaattaaatggtttttcacctgtgtgtgttgtcatgtgtccaGTCAAAGAGCcactttgagaaaagcttttgccacaaactgaacaattaaagtttttttcacctgtgtgtgttctcatgtgttgagtcaaagagctattttgagaaaagcttttgccacaaactgaacaattaaagggtttttctcctgtgtgtgttctcatgtgtttagtcaaactgctctttttagtaaaacttttagcacaaaccgagcagctcaaacatgttttacctctcttctttgtagagcattcagagtgtttgttgtcagtgtgagtcctcatatcaccttcacagtctttatcgctgctcaaaggttcttcaacctcgtcttcagcctcactatctgatagtggagctaagaggttgtctacttgtggtttctcttcatcatcttcagtcttcacagagagaatactcagtggaaacttggtgtaatcagcttcctctcgtcctagaagacactctccctcctgagtgatgcagagttcctcctcttcctttttaatgcagggtggttgtggagtctcctgcttcaaagtggagctcccccctaactgaggggaaacttcttctggattaccgatcagctgctggacgtctgcaagacacaaacaacaaaaacacactttcttctatgtactgtatgtgtgtgtagtagggttgtacagtatactgctactaataaagtatcgtggtattaatcaattgaaatcggtactataccacctttgaaaagtaccggtaccgttctttcatctgaatgctgctgtgcgacggtgactacagagcggaggcgcatgatgttgagtgtgtcaaaacgcacacacaaagtgcatacaagcaataacatggtggagaggaagaaaggcaacaaaggacaattctactggttaataaagagggtgcgtggagtgcaatatggaggtatttgggcttctaaactaacaataaaggtgacactttaaacagggagccgccgctctgcaagggttgctttacacctttcctgtttgtgggctcccagaccgtggtcgcggagcgcaggggagacgctccctccagggcccatgttgtgtcgggggtaacactgggtccataaagctccgctctttggtcggaaggacgaggccgtcgattagctACAGcttgctcactttatttattatttccacagggcacaagcctggacatccaccatgctattaacactcctgcacatgctaccactacctctccttactcgcccactcacttactcacgtcactcaccccacatactgccactcttaaaggcctactgaaatgcgattttcttatttaaacggggatagcaggtccattctatgtgtcatacttgatcatttcgcgatattgccatatttttgctgaaaggatttagtagagaacattgacgataaagttcgcaacttttggtcgctgataaaaaagccttgcctgtaccggaagtagcgtgacgtcacaggttgtggagctcctctcatctgcacattgtttacaatcatggccaccagcagcgagagcgattcggaccgagaaagcgacgattaccccattaatttgagcgagcatgaaagatttgtggatgaggaaagtgagagtgatgggattagagggcagtggaagcgattcagatagggaagatgctgtgagaggcgggtgggacctgatattcggctgggaatgactaaaacagtaaataaacacaagacatatatatactctattagccacaacacaaccaggcttatatttaatatgccacaaattaatccgcataacaaacacctcccccctcccgtccatataacccaccaatacaaatcaaacacccgcacaacacactcaatcccacagcccaaagtaccgttcacctgcgtaaagttcatacagcacatatatttccccaaagtcacgtacgtgacatgcacatagcggcgcgcacgtacgggcaagcgatcaaatgtttggaagccaaagctgcgtactcacggtagcgcgtctgctatccaactcaaagtcctcctggttgtgttgctgcagccagccgctaatacacagcttcccacctacagctttcgtctttgctgtcttcattgttcattaaacaaattgcaaaagagtcaccaacacagatgtccagaatactgtggaattttgcgatgaaaacagacgacttaatagctggccacaaattgtttttggaaactgtggacgtcgtgtcctccggaccaaacaggaaaagaaccatccggattgttatagacgcaaagttgaaaagccagcatgtgtgatggtatgggggtgtattagtgcccaaggcatgggtaacttacacatctgtgaaggcaccattaatgctgaaaggtacatacaggttttggagcaacatatgttgccatccaagcaacgttatcatggacgcccctgcttatttcagcaagacaatgccaagccacgtgttaaatcaacgtggcttcatagtaaaagagtgcgggtactagactggcctgcctgtagtccagacctgtctcccattgaaaatgtgtggtgcattatgaagcctaaaataccacaacggagacccccggactgttgaacaacttaagctgtacatcaagcaagaatgggaaagaattaaacctgagaagcttaaaaaatgtgctaTAGttactgtagtagaatttctgacctttgacctatattgcatgtctaataagaatgtccgctcattttcaattctcttccattttgtgccattgactggaccagtgggacaaaggtgaatatggagttgtgccaacctgtctacagaatgtttagaatttccaaacatgactaagagatacaaggttgttttggaacagacaaaaccaaaacaaaataattatgacgcactagataaaaaacaatgacgcacaagagacatataaaaaatggcagaagaccggaactcgacagtgattttggcttgtgtgtgtcttgtttactccggagtaacatgtggtctgtctgcacggctaacttaattcaacctgcacttctgataatgggtaaacaaaattgttgtactaaactacttttgttgccggtttaagcttcggacaatccactacacaaattggcgtcacgaacaggatggtttagaagctacaggtcgacagccgctcccgctctctctgtcaggcagacagtgtgctgcacgcgcgcatcacaaggtaagcagtttgctttaaagtgtaaacattttctgcctggagagagccggatcgataagactaattgctgaatctatttttgataaaagataggtttagtcaggttctccaaaaacaacctgggatggggtaaattatggttggattgagttgttttatatgtgattatttgtctgtgtgtttgttgaaaacttgtgatttcttgtttttaacataaggggattgttattagaattttggtggtttggagtgtagaagcacagacgatatgagacgaaaaatttcttttaacctcttcatcctctgtcgttgctggcagaggatgcttctttctgcaagtgcatcagaattagccagagttggacaaagataaatttaaggcaaggtttgctaactggtgtgacatttggcccatataaaattgatacgtctgtgaaagtgtgagacacctgtctatgtggaaactgcagcggtccctagtccttgtgactcagcgtgtaaaaaagcctcatattaggtgaccattcagtgactccggtaaaggagatcaactgagccaagttgtcacgaatctgtttaatggctgcagaatagacaggtggcgtctcgggctccatatggtagagctttggtgaaacttggtgaaactgtatgggactgaccagacacgatgtctgtaggattgctgggtgattcctggtggtcctatggcgccttagaggccagtgatccgtgttggtcagtttgataacgcaggtgctgctccaatgaaacgggttaatcgccgttttatgagcaatgatggaacctggtttttgtgatatgagacggccgattccacaaaagcacgtgtgcattagttgtttatatttgtccggacaatggggtggtattgtaatttaacaatgtgtgtgtataatgatgaatgctgaaatgtgtgtgtattgagtgagtcagtttatgttggtacatttagatatatgcgtaatttcataacttttgtgtagcacctggtctcttatctggtttaattccccccttcctttcccccccccct from Entelurus aequoreus isolate RoL-2023_Sb linkage group LG17, RoL_Eaeq_v1.1, whole genome shotgun sequence encodes the following:
- the LOC133632294 gene encoding oocyte zinc finger protein XlCOF22-like, encoding MRTHTDNKHSECSTKKRGKTCLSCSVCAKSFTKKSSLTKHMRTHTGEKPFNCSVCGKSFSQNSSLTQHMRTHTGEKNFNCSVCGKSFSQSGSLTGHMTTHTGEKPFNCSVCGKCFSFKSRLTKHMTTHTGEKPFKCSVCGKSFSIRSILTQHLRTHTGEKPFKCSVCGKSISFKSSLTKHMRTHTGEKPFNCSVCGRNFSHNSSLCRHMRTHAGEKPFSCSVCCKRFTHNADAVKHIRTHKGK